A region from the Fusarium musae strain F31 chromosome 1, whole genome shotgun sequence genome encodes:
- a CDS encoding hypothetical protein (EggNog:ENOG41), translating to MRSLLSLVVFLFAALVSAVSTTGNRLLVILDTPKDKEAYTTFFRDLSERGYDITYETPKSDDLKLFKYGERTYDHLVFLPTKIKGLGPNLTPNAIVDFINAGGNILLTMSATHKVPVTLVSVLDQLDITIPAERNGKVVDHFTYDAVSAAETHDTLVLDAPRNVRPGLKDYFEIPGAFISVPHAIGHTLGSGPLLTPVLRAPPTAYSYNPKEQGDTVEPDELFAAGKQLALVSVFQARNSARVTVVGAAEMLQDKAFDTKVTRQGGKAIFPANKEFITNLAGWTFQELGVLRVNKIEHHLKGDNETNPELYRIKNDVTYSISVSEYAWNDWQPFHLPEGDHLQLEFSMLSPFHRISLKPVHVGEDETVYGTDFVLPDQHGIFNFMVNYKRPFLTNLEEKRTVSVRHMAHDEYPRSYVINGAWPGLTGISATIVGFLSFCIVWMYSQPVKSAAGAKKTQ from the exons ATGCGGTCACTCTTGAGCCTTGTGGTCTTTCTCTTCGCGGCGCTGGTTTCGGCCGTGAGCACAACTGGTAATCGATTACTGGTTATTCTTGATAcgcccaaggacaaggaggcGTATACTACCTTTTTCCGCGACCTGTCTG AACGGGGTTATGATATCACGTATGAGACACCAAAGAGCGATGATTTGAAATTGTTCAAGTATGGCGAGAGGACATATGATCATCTTGTCTTCCTCCCCACCAAAATCAAGG GTCTGGGACCCAATCTGACCCCCAATGCCATCGtcgacttcatcaacgcCGGCGGAAACATCCTCCTGACAATGTCCGCTACCCACAAGGTCCCTGTTACTCTCGTCTCCGTCCTCGACCAACTCGACATTACCATTCCCGCTGAGCGCAACGGCAAGGTCGTCGACCACTTCACCTACGATGCCGTTTCCGCCGCCGAGACACACGACACCCTCGTTCTCGACGCTCCCCGCAACGTCCGTCCCGGTCTGAAGGACTACTTCGAGATTCCCGGCGCATTCATCTCCGTTCCCCACGCCATTGGCCACACACTTGGTTCAGGACCTCTTCTTACACCCGTTCTCCGAGCGCCCCCTACCGCTTATAGCTACAACCCCAAGGAGCAGGGCGATACTGTCGAGCCTGATGAGTTGTTCGCTGCTGGAAAGCAACTTGCTCTTGTTTCTGTCTTCCAGGCTCGCAACTCTGCGCGCGTCACTGTCGTTGGTGCTGCTGAGATGCTGCAGGACAAGGCGTTTGATACCAAGGTTACTCGACAGGGTGGAAAGGCTATCTTCCCTGCCAACAAGGAGTTTATCACCAATCTGGCTGGCTGGACTTTCCAGGAGCTTGGTGTTTTGCGGGTGAACAAGATTGAGCACCACCTCAAGGGGGATAACGAGACCAACCCTGAGCTGTACCGCATCAAGAACGATGTT ACCTACAGCATCTCCGTCTCCGAGTACGCCTGGAACGATTGGCAGCCCTTCCACCTCCCTGAGGGTGATCACCTCCAGCTCGAGTTCTCCATGCTGTCCCCTTTCCACCGCATCTCCCTGAAACCTGTCCATGTCGGCGAGGACGAGACTGTCTACGGCACCGACTTTGTTCTTCCCGACCAGCacggcatcttcaacttcatggTCAATTACAAGCGACCCTTCCTGACCAAcctcgaggagaagcgaaCTGTCAGCGTTCGACACATGGCTCACGACGAGTACCCCCGAAGTTACGTGATCAACGGCGCTTGGCCCGGTCTGACAGGCATCTCAGCGACTATTGTTGGATTCCTGTCGTTCTGCATCGTGTGGATGTACAGCCAGCCTGTAAAGTCGGCTGCTGGCGCTAAGAAGACGCAATAG
- the MSP7 gene encoding Pre-mRNA-splicing factor isy1 (BUSCO:EOG09264IOS): protein MARNSEKAQSMLFRFREAQAADLGIIDAGRTRRPKLITEVAAIPACEKWRGQVLKEISRKMSRIQDPILSDYQIRDLNDEINKLMREKHMWEIQIRNLGGPNYMRGGGKIYDEQGREIPGSGKGYKYFGRARELPGVKELFEAAKSQGDEKPLEERRDMRRNVDAAYYGYAPDEEDEEMLAYEAEKERQAVEHLLKTGSKDVPEGWEPLPGDSGDGITWDLPTLEEVQEELIDRRRRKLLEQL from the exons ATG GCTCGTAACTCGGAAAAAGCTCAGTCTATGCTGTTTCGCTTCCGCGAAGCCCAAGCAGCAGACCTAGGCATCATCGACGCCGGCCGCACACGTCGCCCCAAGCTCATCACCGAAGTGGCAGCCATCCCCGCCTGTGAAAAATGGCGCGGCCAAGTGCTCAAAGAAATCTCGCGGAAGATGTCACGGATCCAGGATCCTATTCTCAGCGACTACCAGATCCGCGATCTCAACGACGaaatcaacaagctcatgcGCGAGAAGCACATGTGGGAGATCCAGATACGCAACCTCGGCGGCCCGAACTACATGCGCGGCGGAGGCAAGATCTACGATGAGCAAGGACGCGAAATACCCGGCAGCGGAAAAGGGTACAAATACTTCGGCAGGGCGAGAGAACTACCCGGTGTGAAGGAACTGTTTGAAGCAGCGAAGAGCCAGGGTGATGAGAAGCCGCTCGAGGAGAGGCGCGACATGAGGAGGAATGTCGACGCGGCGTATTATGGGTATGCgcctgatgaggaggacgaggagatgCTCGCGTACGAGGCggagaaggagaggcagGCGGTTGAGCATCTGCTCAAGACGGGGAGTAAGGATGTGCCGGAGGGGTGGGAGCCACTGCCGGGGGATAGCGGTGATGGGATTACATGGGATTTGCCGACGTTGGAGGAGGTGCAGGAGGAGTTGATCGAtcggaggagaaggaagcttTTGGAGCAGTTGTGA
- a CDS encoding hypothetical protein (EggNog:ENOG41), whose amino-acid sequence MVSFFGLKLGGDRKKSQDKKLASKQIQHLHRNEEPVSSTPKDLRRQSNFSRPNLARPGTSSSHLDPPTQWKAPYMNGAGGASSMVDLGAPRAPGMGNPRFHSSDIMLNTRFGNGSSTSLVAPGARPGSPTRPGTAISTKEPENPFNIHFGKDSVSSIPPTPQDEPRGSSHTEPFEFNLGNEIKEIRNKSPIPTANNGYPSPPPSIVNAERSFSPDPRPSSSRQNVPAAPSLRNPSTAGPMSLPSPAASVARSDDVWEPQPPVIRNVTAKRDTFTFHTPRRQSFTMDMETRENHKPMVEGLAGNFAGFDFGETVRKGSIGSKSLDTSTEGGVSPTDTNVKPRVLGTARTASPLRTMQSSPSLSMIDTALTRARTASDAMSPLSLVSSLASAAAEETPRIQTPQPSHQAKPSQQPPKILQPGQLSEPLQSIRPVSPSRSPQPSPLSQPPQQNSPGPSPILSNFPGRSPSPPMLEPHFPRSPPRPLMQTLQPSPQYPTKQYKAYQPPDSSPPTKPLPSPYRSPTTPLPPVPPPRLNPGNRSRSNTPDTAASASPGYMNRPLEPPPRGLRARTDSEPRLGRPLRVPAPLVDRSATIPMVGPGPRSAVGPGFDESGFVRAERLPEPPRTASPFSQQSPMEGEFPVQKGLPRGRRPQPPEMQSPERPFGLEPRKQRRQPPMYPPPRSTESAVADPQLDEVLNQPGTPNWNDFDRAEAHKSAIPAALSPFRTQFARSPTQATDDSLSPRLAQYASSPISDTPPSLPSPSFPSLQKSISSSSENLARTFDMMSDGNYERHEQNQARPLISPVMADFVPPRDRDRSRTRVEAKRAPPRPSPITVPPSPAAGAESTRVRTPNPVVDAFNPGFI is encoded by the exons ATGGTTTCGTTCTTTGGCCTCAAGCTTGGAGGCGATAGGAAAAAGTCACA GGACAAGAAGCTAGCTTCGAAACAAATACAACATTTACACCGCAATGAAGAACCTGTCTCGTCAACCCCCAAAGACCTCCGCCGACAGAGTAACTTCTCCCGCCCAAATCTCGCTCGCCCTGGTACTTCCAGCTCTCATCTCGACCCACCAACGCAATGGAAAGCCCCTTATATGAACGGCGCTGGAGGTGCCTCCTCCATGGTTGATCTCGGAGCACCGCGCGCACCAGGAATGGGAAACCCGCGGTTTCACTCGTCAGACATAATGCTCAACACACGCTTCGGCAATGGTAGTTCTACGAGCCTCGTTGCGCCGGGCGCAAGACCTGGCTCACCTACACGTCCCGGCACGGCCATCTCGACAAAGGAGCCTGAGAATCCCTTCAACATTCACTTCGGTAAAGACTCTGTCAGCAGTATACCGCCGACGCCCCAGGATGAACCAAGGGGTAGTAGTCATACGGAACCCTTCGAGTTCAATCTCGGGAACGAGATTAAGGAAATCAGAAACAAAAGCCCTATTCCTACGGCTAACAATGGatatccatctcctccaccCTCGATCGTCAACGCTGAGCGATCCTTCTCTCCGGACCCGCGCCCTTCGAGCAGTCGTCAGAACGTGCCCGCCGCGCCTAGTCTTCGGAACCCCAGCACTGCAGGGCCAATGTCTCTCCCGAGCCCAGCTGCATCGGTTGCTAGAAGCGACGATGTCTGGGAGCCGCAGCCTCCTGTTATTCGCAATGTGACGGCTAAGCGCGACACTTTTACCTTTCATACGCCTAGACGGCAGAGCTTTACCATGGACATGGAGACGCGCGAGAATCACAAGCCAATGGTTGAGGGGCTTGCTGGGAATTTTGCAGGATTCGACTTTGGGGAGACTGTTAGAAAGGGAAGCATTGGGAGTAAGAGCTTGGATACTTCGACTGAGGGTGGAGTGAGTCCTACGGACACGAATGTGAAGCCCAGGGTGCTCGGAACGGCGAGAACTGCTAGTCCCTTGAGGACTATGCAGTCAAGTCCGAGTCTGAGCATGATTGATACGGCATTGACACGAGCTCGCACTGCGAGCGATGCCATGTCTCCTCTCTCATTGGTATCGTCACTGGCATCCGCAGCAGCAGAGGAGACGCCGCGTATACAGAcacctcagccttctcatcaGGCAAAGCCGTCTCAACAACCTCCCAAGATCCTCCAGCCTGGCCAGCTCTCGGAGCCTCTTCAATCTATTCGACCTGTCTCGCCCTCGcgctctcctcaaccttcgcCTCTTTCTCAACCTCCCCAGCAGAACTCACCAGGACCATCTCCAATTCTCTCCAACTTCCCAGGTCGATCACCGTCTCCGCCAATGCTAGAACCTCATTTCCCccgatctcctcctcgcccacTCATGCAAACCCTCCAGCCATCTCCTCAGTATCCGACAAAGCAGTACAAGGCCTACCAACCTCCGGACTCTTCTCCACCTACGAAACCACTCCCTTCGCCGTACCGGTCACCTACCACTCCTCTCCCGCCTGTACCACCGCCTCGCTTGAATCCTGGTAACAGGAGTAGGAGTAACACTCCCGATACAGCAGCGAGCGCGAGCCCAGGTTACATGAACCGACCTCTCGAACCTCCGCCTCGTGGCCTCCGTGCCCGAACTGATTCCGAGCCACGACTCGGCCGACCTCTCCGGGTTCCAGCTCCTCTTGTCGATCGCTCGGCTACCATTCCCATGGTTGGACCCGGACCTCGAAGTGCCGTTGGTCCAGGCTTCGATGAAAGCGGCTTCGTCCGCGCTGAGCGTCTTCCCGAGCCACCACGAACGGCAAGCCCTTTCTCCCAACAAAGTCCCATGGAAGGCGAGTTCCCCGTTCAAAAGGGTCTTCCTCGAGGTCGCAGGCCTCAACCTCCCGAGATGCAAAGTCCCGAAAGGCCCTTTGGCCTGGagccaagaaaacagcgCCGCCAACCTCCCATGTATCCTCCACCCAGAAGCACAGAGTCAGCCGTGGCCGACCCACAGCTAGATGAAGTCTTGAACCAACCTGGTACACCAAACTGGAACGACTTTGACCGCGCCGAAGCGCACAAGTCCGCCATCCCAGCTGCCCTCTCACCTTTCCGCACACAATTCGCTCGATCTCCCACACAAGCCACCGACGACTCTCTAAGCCCACGTCTCGCACAATACGCCTCATCGCCCATCTCAGACACACCGCCAAGTCTACCCTCGCCATCCTTCCCATCGCTACAAAAGTCAATCTCAAGCTCGAGTGAAAACCTCGCGCGGACTTTTGACATGATGTCTGATGGGAACTACGAGCGCCATGAGCAGAATCAAGCTCGTCCGCTCATCTCACCCGTGATGGCAGACTTTGTGCCCCCGAGGGACAGAGACCGCAGCAGGACTCGCGTCGAGGCAAAGAGAGCGcctcctcgtccttctcCAATCACTGTTCCTCCATCGCCGGCCGCAGGAGCAGAGTCCACGAGAGTCAGAACTCCTAATCCCGTGGTAGATGCGTTCAACCCTGGCTTTATCTAA
- a CDS encoding hypothetical protein (EggNog:ENOG41~MEROPS:MER0044357), whose amino-acid sequence MSFPCLDALESRSARLTDDDTEPSYTSGATQNYLCKEPFMLDWGGVLPEFNIAYETWGELNADKSNAILLHTGLSASSHAHSTEANTKPGWWEKFIGPGGPLDTNKYHVICTNVIGGCNGSTGPSSVDPGNGERYATHFPILTMDDMVRAQFRLLDHLGIDKLYASVGSSMGGMQSLAAGVLFPSRVGRIVSISGCARSHPYSIAMRHTQRQVLMMDPNWNRGFYYGKVPPHAGMKLAREIATVTYRSGPEWEQRFGRRRADSSKPPALCPDFLIETYLDHAGEKWCLNYDPNSLLYVSKAMDLFDLGIEHQRATRARRQEREKNLASGEASPLSPDACSLTLPNKPYEEQPGSHPDPSDATVVPGSRPPEDLIHGLAPLRDTPTLVMGVASDILFPAWQQREVAEAVRLAGNRNVTHVELSEEMSMFGHDTFLLDLKYIGNNLRMFLG is encoded by the coding sequence ATGTCCTTCCCCTGCCTCGACGCCCTAGAATCCCGTTCTGCCCGCTTGACCGACGACGACACCGAGCCCTCGTACACCTCAGGCGCTACGCAGAATTATCTCTGCAAAGAACCCTTCATGCTAGACTGGGGCGGCGTGCTCCCCGAGTTCAACATTGCGTACGAGACGTGGGGTGAGCTCAATGCTGATAAATCGAACGCTATTCTTCTTCACACTGGTCTATCCGCTTCGTCGCATGCCCACTCTACAGAGGCCAATACAAAGCCTGGCTGGTGGGAGAAGTTCATTGGGCCGGGAGGACCGCTTGATACAAATAAGTACCACGTTATCTGCACGAATGTCATCGGCGGCTGTAACGGTTCTACGGGACCGAGCAGTGTCGACCCAGGCAATGGAGAGCGCTACGCAACGCATTTTCCCATCTTAACCATGGACGACATGGTCCGCGCCCAGTTCCGTCTTCTCGACCATCTCGGCATCGACAAACTCTACGCCTCCGTTGGTTCATCAATGGGCGGAATGCAATCTCTTGCGGCCGGCGTTCTCTTCCCCTCACGCGTAGGCCGCATCGTCTCTATCAGCGGCTGCGCACGCTCTCACCCGTACAGTATCGCCATGCGCCATACGCAACGCCAAGTCCTCATGATGGATCCAAACTGGAATCGCGGGTTCTACTATGGAAAAGTTCCTCCTCATGCGGGCATGAAGCTTGCGCGTGAGATTGCGACGGTTACGTATCGCTCTGGACCGGAGTGGGAGCAGCGCTTTGGTCGGCGTCGGGCAGACTCGAGTAAACCGCCTGCGCTATGTCCTGATTTCCTCATTGAGACGTATCTTGACCATGCGGGGGAGAAGTGGTGCTTGAACTATGATCCCAACAGTCTGTTGTATGTCAGCAAGGCTATGGATCTTTTTGACCTGGGCATTGAGCATCAGCGCGCAACTCGTGCTCGCCGTCAAGAACGTGAGAAGAATCTTGCTTCAGGAGAAGCTTCGCCCCTTTCTCCCGACGCATGCAGTCTTACTCTGCCTAATAAACCTTATGAGGAACAGCCTGGATCTCACCCCGATCCCTCAGATGCGACCGTTGTGCCAGGCTCTCGGCCTCCCGAGGACCTGATCCACGGTCTCGCACCGCTACGTGATACCCCTACGCTGGTTATGGGCGTCGCAAGTGATATTCTCTTCCCAGCATGGCAACAGCGCGAGGTAGCAGAGGCAGTCCGTCTAGCTGGAAACAGGAATGTAACACACGTCGAGTTGAGTGAGGAGATGAGCATGTTTGGCCATGACACATTCCTCCTGGATCTAAAGTACATCGGTAACAACCTCCGCATGTTCCTCGGCTAG